Proteins encoded together in one Mus musculus strain C57BL/6J chromosome 16, GRCm38.p6 C57BL/6J window:
- the Gm33888 gene encoding keratin-associated protein 20-2-like isoform X2: MCYYGSYYGGLGYGYGGLGYGYGCGYGCGYGYGYGGYGGYGYGCCRPLCCRRYWSCGFY, from the exons ATGTGTTACTACGGCAGCTACTATGGAGGCCTGGGTTATGGCTATGGAGGCCTGGGCTATGGCTATG gctgtggctatggctgtggctatggctatggctatggtGGCTATGGTGGCTATGGTTATGGCTGCTGCCGCCCACTCTGCTGTAGAAGATACTGGTCCTGTGGCTTCTACTGA
- the Gm10061 gene encoding keratin-associated protein 20-2-like, which yields MCYYSGYYGGLGYGYGGLGYGYGYGCGYGCGYGGYGYGCCHPLCCRRYWSCGFY from the coding sequence ATGTGCTACTACAGTGGATACTATGGAGGCCTGGGCTATGGCTATGGAGGCCTaggctatggctatggctatggctgtggctatggctgtggctatggTGGCTATGGTTATGGCTGCTGCCACCCACTCTGTTGTAGAAGGTACTGGTCCTGTGGCTTCTACTGA
- the Gm33888 gene encoding keratin-associated protein 20-2-like isoform X1: MCYYGSYYGGLGYGYGGLGYGYGGLGYGYGGLGYGYGCGCGYGCGYGGYGYGCCRPLCCRRYCSYGFY, translated from the coding sequence ATGTGTTACTACGGCAGCTACTATGGAGGCCTGGGTTATGGCTATGGAGGCCTGGGCTATGGCTATGGTGGCCTGGGCTATGGCTATGGAGGCCTGGGCTatggctatggctgtggctgtggctatggctgtggctatggTGGCTATGGTTATGGCTGCTGTCGCCCACTGTGTTGTCGAAGATACTGCTCCTATGGCTTCTATTGA
- the Gm6358 gene encoding keratin-associated protein 20-2-like → MCYYGGYYGGLGYGYGGLGYGYGCGYGGYGGYGYGCCRPLCCRRYWSCGFY, encoded by the coding sequence ATGTGCTACTATGGAGGATACTATGGAGGCCTGGGCTATGGCTATGGTGGCCTAGGCTatggctatggctgtggctatggTGGCTATGGTGGCTATGGTTATGGCTGCTGCCGCCCACTCTGCTGTAGAAGATACTGGTCCTGTGGCTTCTACTGA